From the genome of Platichthys flesus chromosome 10, fPlaFle2.1, whole genome shotgun sequence:
GAAACGATCTGACCCCAGCGGGACAATTCACGTTGGAGCTGGCTCAACACAATACAGAAGAGCCGCGGCCATCGGCTCGGCACGGTCACTCATGTCGTCACTTCATTATTGTCTTGTTTCGGTATTTTTGCACCCCCCTatctttcctcctccccctcctcctccctttaaCAAACTAAAGTCATGGCGTGTGGAGCCACCCTGAAGAGGACCATGGATTTCGACCCACTGATGAGTCCCGCTTCCCCCAAACGACGAAGATGCATCCCCGTGGCCCCGTCGTCCTCGTCCCCTAGGAAGTATCTTAGCATGGAGCCCTCGCCATTTGGGGAGTCATCGTCCAGACTTAGTGCAGGTATGGTGCTGGCCTGCTGGCTGAGAGGCATTAGCAATACGTTGAGCCTCACCACATCTAACCAGAAAGCAGCTATGCTCCTCTGTGTTAATGTGAATCCTCCATTGTCTTTACTGATGGACTTGTGTTGGTGAGTGTGTCCGTTTGTCCTTCCAGAACAAATCCTCAACAGCATCAAGCAGGAGTACAAACGCATTCAAAAGAGGAAGCATCTAGATGGAGGCTGCCAACAGTCGGAGTGCTGCTATTCTCCAGAGTCCCCAACCCAGTCGTCTACTATGAATGTTTCCAGCATGCCAGGTTAGCTGGTTTGACACCATGCCTATTGCTGACATGGTCACTGTGACATGTATTGACTCAATCATAACCGCTACGCAGATAGTGATTCTTAGGTCTTTGCTCCATCTGTGCAGGTACTTCCTCCGGAGGTGTTTCTCCCACTAGAAAAGAACAGCCGTTATTCACCCTCAGACAAGTTGGAATGATCTGTGAACGCCTGCtgaaagaaagggaagagaaGGTGCGGGAAGAATACGAGGAGACCCTGACCTCAAAACTGGCAGGTTTGTACATTCAGAGTAAGAATACAGAAAAAGAAACCCGGTTTATAAGGAAACACTCTTAGTTTGACTTCCTCATAGTTAAGTTAAGGGATGTTAATTACGTTTTTCATAAAGACATTAATAACAGGatcacttcctctgtctcctaAACGTGCTACTGAGCTCCTGAGGggagttaatttaaaatgtcatgtaGTCACAGATGTAAGTAAAACAAATTGATTGTGAAGAGTGAGGTTgagatttaaacatttcaataatagAAGTTGTGCTGAAGTCATAAATGTGGATTTCTTGTGGATTTCAGAACAATATGACACCTTTGTGAAGTTCACACACGATCAGTTAATGCGACGATTCGGGGAGCAACCTGCGAGCTGTGAGTAGTTCTCATTACATCAGTGTTTACACGCTCGCGTTTCATGGAATGACTTAACTTGACAAAGTGTTAGATCTCAGTGTGAGCTCCGcctttttgaagttttaaagtAACAAGTGTGGTTTTGTTTcatctccctctgctccagatgtttcctgaGTGGGACACAGACACGTCTGCAAGACAGCCTCCTCTTGCTGCAAGCTGTCATGTGATATttccagaaagaaagaaaaaatgctcATCATTGTAAGAGATTCAGTTTAGCTAGTTTAAATCAAACTTTTCTTACTGTGCCATATTTCTGTCTTTGGGCAAAGGTTTATATGAAGCTGTTGTTGTTACCACTCTGTTGTAAGCAACTAGGTCCTAATGTAACTGAATGGACCCTATCTCTACCAGTGGCCTATGTTCCTCCTGCTGTACGTATCTACAGTTATCTCACTTTTGTAATGATTCCCAGCATTCCAGGCTTTGTcacttgtttctctttgttacATGTAAATACGATAAAGCAGCGCAGAGTTTAAAACAAGGTTTGCTGGTCAATCTGAAAGGAAGTGGAAGAAACACAGCTGAACAGGGAGAATGTTTGCAGTTCGTCCTCTGTTCATCGCTTTTTAAATTGAGAATAGTGGgcaagtttctttttttttctctccctaccagtgttttatttattttgacttttgtttTACTGGTATCATTTTGAAACCAATGTACTtattgggaaaaaaacaataaatctttTAAGAGTTCAGAATCTTATTTGTGCATGACAGACAAAAAACCTTGTCCCCTCATGTAACTGCAAGTATGAAAAAACTCACTGATCGCAAATCTCAGTTTCCAATTAACTGCTCAATCTTAACATGTATCTAAACTGTGCTTCCTGTAAAATGGGGAAATGCTGAATTCAGATTTCCTTTAGTATGATGGAGTATTGTGGCCACTTGAAGATGGCAAATTGGGGCTTAGAAGTTGGCATTTTCAAATAAGATGGAATTACATTCCCCTTTCTGGAATACAGCACCAGATATTACAGATCTGCATCCTGAGATATAAAGTAGTATTTTCTTAGTAGTTTTTTCTCTCAAAGTTATTAATACAAGTATTCATAGCCATTCGCTATATATCTTTTATtagcaaaaacaaacattaacaaatatAGATCCAACTCCCACTTGATAAGCGCCACAGTAAACGGAGACGCTCAGGTCTTTTCTTCCAGTGGTCAGCAGCCCCCCCAGGTGAGTCGAGCCACATGGTCCGTCTTTTGCTTGGTGGATTTAATGAAGCCCAGAAACTCGAGTTCCGATACGGCTTGGATGAAACGAGCGCTGGAGACAAAGTTAAGGGATAAAGGTTTCTGAAAAGTGGACTGAACTACAGCCAGTGTTGATAAATCCTGAACTACTACATGTAGCAACACACGCAAATGGTATTGACAGTTACTTAAGTGTATGTCTTCATCACAGCCACTGTTTACAATTTGTAGTTTGCACCGACACAACAAGACTCCCTAAGTCTTGGTTGTGTCAATTGACCGGTTGCCTTATGTTCATTTCACCcaacaaattaaacattaagcaagtatgaaaatagaaaaaaaacatgttggaaGGATACTGTTTGACTTGATCCACTTTCCCAAAATCTTCAGAATCTGGATCGTTACCCTCCGCTCCAGAAACCACGGTGGCGTAAGCctgaaaaccaacaaacacgTTCATGCACGTGTCCAAAGTCTTATCTTCAGATCAATAAGATGACATCAGTTGTTAGGATCAattaagacagaaaaacaaaggtaAGGTTGAAGGgttacaaatatttatatttttctttacagaGGCTTGTTGCCCTATTAACAAGTTAGGTTACTTGTAAATCAGcttaataaataatgatttaaaatacaaactcaCTTCTAGCCAATCAAAGAGGTTGATGAGTCTGCCGCACTCCAGGTGCAGCTTGTAAGCGATGCAGATATCAGGAGCAGCATTAGAGACCGACCCGTCCTCTGTCTTCAGGCGGTCATTCTGAAAGGAAAGTCAAGAGTTAAGATGACTTAACATTGAGGTTTTTCCAAAGcatgtatcacacacacacaaacatatttggAGTTAGCTTCAGTCCTGCCTGTGTAACCTCCAGTCACCCCTCCTGAGCTGTACCTGGATGTAGTAGTAGGGGGTGTTGAGAGCAGCCTGAATGGAGGTGCGAGGTGTAGCGTTGAGGTGGCGTCTCACTGTGGCAGACGAGCTGTAGTAGCAGACTTCATTCAGGGTCTGAGACTCTGGGGGAGACAGGTGACTCCTGGGTGGGAGAGAGATGTTTGgaatatctttattttatcgtattaaattaaattaaacttagaGTG
Proteins encoded in this window:
- the LOC133962139 gene encoding akirin-2-like, with amino-acid sequence MACGATLKRTMDFDPLMSPASPKRRRCIPVAPSSSSPRKYLSMEPSPFGESSSRLSAEQILNSIKQEYKRIQKRKHLDGGCQQSECCYSPESPTQSSTMNVSSMPGTSSGGVSPTRKEQPLFTLRQVGMICERLLKEREEKVREEYEETLTSKLAEQYDTFVKFTHDQLMRRFGEQPASYVS